Within Montipora foliosa isolate CH-2021 chromosome 3, ASM3666993v2, whole genome shotgun sequence, the genomic segment CTCCAGAGCTTTTTCTCTGTGTTCTACTTTGCCATAAATGCTGGGAGTTTGATTTCCATGTTAGTAACACCTGCTCTTAGAGGTAAGGTGGGCATCAAAATCTCAAAATAGCAGCATTCTTATTTTTATCATTACAAACATGCCTCGTTCAACATTTAAAGTTCCTTgcagtttgttttatttatttattttactgttcGCCATATCATATACTTCAAACAACGATTACAAAACATAAAATTATTGGTGTACAAAATATTATAATACCGAtacaagaaaaaattaaatggaaaGGAAACCTGAAAAAACCATGGGCCTATGAAGGATCAGGTGTCCTCAAAGTGATGTAGATAGATTTAACCTTAGGCTAGTACAACAATACAGGCTGATTAACACCACACACTAATAATATTTATATACTTAAGATAATGGCTATGAAGAAATATTCCTATTTAATATAACATAAGAAGAACCAACTATTTTTGGATTTAGTGACAAAAGGCAGGAAATGGTCACTTGCACCTAGCTTGAATCATGTATCAACTCTGATGAGTTACAATGTGATTAACTTGATAAccaaccaaaaaacaaaattactaaATACCAGAACTAGAGGCAATGAGTCAGACTCAAGAATGGTTTACATGTAGAAGCTCCCTTTAATACCATTGTTGATACATGTAGTAGGTTACAATTGGAGCTGATACACCTAACTTTCTAATTATTTTGATGGTGTTGCTTTTATGGGTCTCCTGTAGCTTGTTGGCAGACAATCCAAAACTGTCATGGGCTTGACTGGCCTGTTAGAGGCAACTCACTAATAAGTTACacattttgttcttttatttgcTGGAATAGTGGAGCTTGCTTCACAGCCAGCGtggataaaattaatattaggaTTAATTTAAAGTAGAAATAAGTTAATCTGTAACCTTGTTTACGTGTATTACTACGAAGGTGCAACCCTGTCAGGGGTATTggggaacatggctaatttgaactagGGAACAggagaacaaagacaaaatatcttggGGAACAAAGGATGATAAATTACACCactttagggatcaaaaaggtGAGAAGTTTGGAAATAATTTGGGAACAAAGGAACAAGCAAacttttaaagggaacaagagAACAAGGACCCCCTCTTGTCAGGCCTGAAAGGTTGTCAGGAAGCGATATGCATATTagttcatgtttttttttgtccttaCTGCAGGAGAtgtgacatgttttcaagatgaCTGTTATCCTTTGGCATTTGGTGTTCCTGCACTTTTGATGATACTTGCAATTGCTTTGTTCTGGCTTGGTCGTCACAAGTACAAGAGAGTTCCACAAACTGGTAATATAGTGTGGCAGGTTATGAAGGCAATAACCCATGCTCTGAAAAGGAAAATTACAACTAAGGTGAGGAGAATTATTAGAGCACTAACTGGTAGAACTTCAGATATGATGAACTTTGATGAAGTTTATTTATTATGACTACTAGTATTTacaagcctgaaaattttaaaaagtaccGGTAAAAGACCAAACGTTTTCGGTACTAAGCTATcttcagggttagggttaacctGAAGATAAATGCCGAAAATGTTCGGTCTTTAGCCTTGTAAATATAATagtcatttatttattaaattttaagtgtctagtcaatCTGAGCACTCAGGGGCACGAACCCTTTGAGTGCCAAGGACATACATCTTGTATATATACGTCCTTGCACATGTGGCTCAGCAACCAAAGACGTACATGTATATACCGGTATACGTCCTCAAGTCCTATGTTTCATCTACAGCCCAGTTGTTCGGGTAAGAATGTGAAGCACAGTTAAGTCCGCTGACCAAGACTTAGACTGCAACATACATTTCGTGATATGATACACAGCGGTGTTTTTCCATGTTTTTCTTCATGCATAATTCATGTCTAAACATGGCATTGGATGCACATGCATACATTTCGTGACTATGTTACACAACGGTATTTCGTGCATATTCGGTCTATGAGGCTTTGAATGAGATTTCTGCTGATGTTGATCGAATTTCAAAGGAGAAAGCAATgaaagtttttctgaatatgGCGGCGATGGTTCAGGAAAAAgtcatgaaataaaaaaaatgataataatggtAGCGAGGTAAGTGATGAGAGTAACCGAGAAGATGACAATACAAGCTAATTTTCCTAATAAAAATCCAAAATGTTTGCCGGTTTACAAGGCAGCAACTGGTTTGGCACTCAAAGGGCTAATTTGGGACATTATAAATTGAAATCAACTCAAATTAACGAAAATTAAAAAactttggtttttgaggagaggggaaaacacTCTGAGTACCTGGGAGAAAAAGCTTTTGCAGCAGAGATGAGTATGGAACcatcaaactcaactcacatttGAAACCATTTGAAACTGAACCTCAGAGGCACATTTGTGGAGGCAACTGCTCTTAGCACTctgcagtgtggcccagtggttagggcgcttgccttgagatcccaAGATCccgggatcccgggttcaagacccgctctgactactccttgaatttgatcctggtagtccctggttcaacttcccagctgcacttgtaaaaatccaactggtttgcctccggcctgtcgggattcttaacagttgttgttgttgttgttgttctgttctgtcattttgttgtgtttcattggccttgaaaagcccctatggggagcagtcagttaagtatgtattgtattgtattgtattggattgtattgtattgtattgtaccaGCCCTACATGTAGATACTCCGCTAGTGCAGCAGATATTGGTGAAAGTTGGcagaaaaatattattaatgtGTGTGGTCCAACGAGGACTTTGGGGACCACAGATGTCTAGACTAAATCATGGTAGAGATGTTTAAGGAGAATATAGATTAACACCGCGCAcaagtggctcagttggttgagcatcgagTTGTCATGCTGGAGGTTTTGAGTTCGACTCTGGCTagaccaacactcagagtcttaaaataactgaggagaaagagctgcctttgtaattaaatCTGCacatggttagactttcaagtattctcggataaggactgtaaaccagaggtcccgtctcatagcccttgttggaaattaaatagtatgggacgttaaagaaccctcTCACTATTcaataagagtaggggacgtagtcccaaGTGTGGTGGTCTGACCTGTCTGGACAAGGGCATCGTCCACTtcctaaaataataattttgtaaacTGCTTAACAACCAATCTGGCTTAAGTCCCCCACAAAGCATGGTAAATTAGTCTTGAAAAGCCCcaaggggagagactaatatattcacttcacttcacttcacaatAAGTAATATATTGTCAGTGAATCTCTCAGAACAATGAATATTTCATTGTAACATATCATATCCCTTCATATCATGTTCCTTGTCATTCTTATCACCTTTattgttgtcatcatcatcatcatcatcatctttatcatGCAGCTCAAATACCACCAGTGAACTCATCCATCAGTGAATGGGCTTAAAAGAGTATAATTATCTAAATTTCGCCCACAATTTACATTTTAGCATTCTTAACCAACTCAAAACATTGTAATCTATACTAAACAGAACTTAAGCACAAATATATAAATCCAATTACCGGGTATTACACACGGGAAAACATTATAAACAAGCAAGAGAACTGAAAATACAACATTTTTAaataccacaattgcttgtaatctcgcaatctgattggctaatttgccattgTCGATAAGATTCCAGACAACGCTGTATgtgtcatgctcgcgtcaatttgtcacgcaatgtaatggCCAATCAAGAatgcccattttgggaaataaaccaatcatattgcgagaaaagTTATAGGCagcgcttgctctttctttgtgtcacgaTTTTAGTCTCTCtctgaaaataaaaactttctttggcattAAATATTGTGGTACAAAAACGAATCAAAAGTGGTTCaatgttgtctgtactcttatcaacaaagatatttgtcatcacagtggtcaaaatttatTGTggcgagtgagtccacaacaaatgtTGACCACTGTGATTATtaatatcattgtcgataagagtgcagacaatgctgaaccactttcaatttgttaagCTTACTATGGTTTTAAGTTCATGGGTGTGGTTCTCTAGAAACGTGATTGAACTACCCTGAGCTCAAGAGGGAATTAACACATTACGTTTACATCTACAACAGCCTTTTGCAGTTAACACTTCAAACATCATcacaataataaatatatttttgtcgTCAAGGGAGAGAAGAAGGCACACTGGTTGGACTGGGCTGGTGATGATTATGATCCACAACTTATTCAGGATATCAAAGCACTATGCAAAGTGCTTTTAATGTTTGTTCCTCTTCCTGTGTTTTGGACTTTGTTTGATCAGCAAGGGTCTCGTTGGGTTTTACAAGCAGGGCAAATGGATGGCGATGCTGGTAAGTGCAGATAAGTTTTAACTGCACCAATGACAAGTGAAATCACGCATTCATTTGTGAGTGTTTCAGGGAAAAGACGAGGCAGTGAGGCGGcaagtggttagggtgcttgcttTGATAATccagagatcctgggttcaagaccactgattgaatttgatcctggtagttcctggttcaactCCTCGGCTGTACTTGTAAATGGCCAACTTGTTTGCAtacggccagttgggattttgttctgttctgtcgttctGCTCATCGTGTTTCGTTGGCTCTGGAAAGCTCCTTTGGGGAGTGGTCAGTTAAGAATGcactttattatatgactagctccgtgagcgggcaagatgaaccaaatcgcgcgctctgattggctacccgagcgggcaagatggagcgatactgcccgctcgggatttctcgcttggtcccgcaagatcaaagatcattttttggtgttttaagtcatataataaatcctttattgaccaagattgttcggtcaagatgactggatattggcctcgttctttttttgcgtgtttatggacctcgacttcgtctcggtccataaacacgcaaaaaaagaacttggccaatatccagtcatcttgacctctcacgcttggtcaataacccatacgtatTGTACTGTATTAAAGCATAATTTATTTCGAAAGTCCTGACATTGTGACAGATCAATGGGAGGTTCCTGGGGCCACTAATGTGGCTCTTCTATTTTTAAGCAGAAACAAAAGTCAGGTTGTGGACTGAAGTGCCATGGTTAGTATAAATGTCAGCCTTAAAAGGGTTATATCATGTTTTTTGGGGGTCCTTAGGTAGGGGAGatctttagttaatcatgagtttaaaactcgaaaatggtaatgtggagtTCATtcttttactgataaaattatcgttacatcacagacaagatgattctgatcacaaacgacctttatccaggcgatttgccataaacagTACGTGAAAACATTGgtccgacttttttcaagattacccaatgTGGTCCATTTccatcttgtccatttgtgttcatccatgcttctctttcctttttttggatttcttttatGTTCACGTTCAACAGTtgtaagtggttattgcaatgtttcattgaTTCTACTTTTTGGGTGTTTTAGTTGTCAtgaaatttcatcattttgcgtgacataacccTTTTAATTCACACCTTTAAGAGCTTTTAGAGTCCATGAACCCACAAGCCTCTTCTCACTTGTCCTGAAGCAGGTATCTGGACTCAGACTCTCATGCGAGTGATTTCGTTTAGAATTCCTCCAATCACAATATACATGGAAGTAGCAGGGCTGGCACAGCAGTTGCGTCAGAACACTCGCTTACCAGTCCACCAATGTGTTCTGGGTTCTTCCAagactctgcgtcatatgtggttGCCTTttgagttcgttggttctctacgtgctctgcaccaagaggtttttcacCCGGTACACCggctttcccctctcctcaaaaaccaacatttgatttgattttcatttaagTAATTTTAGGTAGTTCATTTGCATTGTCCCCAATTATTGTTCCAGCACTAGAAGACTGCACACTTACAAAAaggtcattattattatgatcactTTAATGCTTTCAGTTTGTCATGTTTTATATTAATTAAGCATCGTTTCTTCCATTTGCATAAAAGGTTTGCTTGGGACCATCAAACCTGATCAGATGCAAGCCTTGAATGCTCTGTTTATCATCCTGCTGATTCCATTGTTTGAGGTCGTGGTGTATCCATTGCTAAAGAGGCCAAAACCACTTAAAAGAATGTGTGTAGGCATGTTTCTTGCTTCAgtggcttttgtttttgctggtTTTCTTCAAATGAAAATTCAGGTAAGATCCAAAGTGTTTCAAGCACGGATTTATTAAGTTGTGTTATTCGAACTAAACGTTTTTTGCACAAGTTAGTTAGGCAATGCCTGCTTggaaataaatagaggataatTATTTGGCCATGCAGGGCTATGAGTTTTATCCTTGAGTGCTGAcggtatctctcactcgtttgcGGACATACTATCAGCACGAGTATATCCCATAGATAGCTGTACAGGaggcctcatacaccataagcctttttagagacatcacgccAGGCTGGCCACTTCTGCTTGGGAACCACCACACcggggacttcatcccctactcttttcgaatagtgtgtgggttctttaacgtcccataggGAATTTATGAACATGGACGATTAgtttgtgagatggggcctacggtttataatTCTTATtgtacattgtagtcaccatctgtcttctcattggctaaacgCCTACTGTAACAGTTAATTCTGCGAAACAGCgaaacctacagattattcactaatctgtacctttagtgaataatctgtaggttgcgcgcgcaatgcatgatttccaacagcaatgtgtttgaaaataaattgtgatcgctgcgataatgcgtttgtcgttaATTTTAGTTAGTTGATTTGCATTGTCCCCAATTATTGTTCCAGCACTAGAAGACTACACACTTAAAAAAAGGTCATtattcggcttcggctgataacacttacctcgaccttgattattccggatatcacaaaaacctcatccaataattgtttataatttgttacaaaggcagcactttttcttctaagttattttaagatcctgagtgttgatccgacAGGGGTTTGAACCCGCAACCTCTCGAACGGGAGCCCGAtaccgatgctcaaccaactgagccaccggtggaAAGTACAGTTGAATTGCAATTCAAGGAACCTCTTTGTAAGAAAGTCCTTAGTAGTACCAGCGATATTACTTTCTGTAAAATGCATGGAAAACGGAACTCAATACGTAGCAGTCTATCTGCTTTTTGTTAAATCGCATTCACACTCTGTTTTACTTGATCTTGATCTAGTCAGGTGTTAACAATTCGTGGCGATTTTTCATCCCAGACAGTGAGACAAGTGTGGAAATACTACTAGACACCTTATCAGTTGATCTCGACTGTGTACAGTGACAGTTGAAAAGTGCTTTTTGTGGAttagttattaattttttatttatctatgttttttttttttttcagagtgAAGAAGTCATCAAAAATGCTCCACCGTCTGGTCATGTCAATGTACAAGTGATAAACGCTTTGGATTGTCCTGCATCAATAACCGTAGCGAACAAGAGCGTAACAGTTCATTCTAATGAGAAATCTGCAGAGCAGCATTTGTCAGCGACATCGAATACATCCCTTCGTATAACACCGCTGTCTGCAAACTGTTATAATACTTCTGGAAAGACGTTTGAAAATTCTCTGTACCTGGAAGAAAAGCAATGGTACAACTTAGTGGTTTACAGCATCGGAAATCGTGTATTTGAGAACACAGTGAAACAAGATGTTATACCACCTCCGCCCGGCAAATCAAAACTGTGCACTGTCATTCTACCATTGTCTgcagattacaaagcttttgATGTTTTTCTGAACAATgacagaaaacaagaaaatgttgaaGCTTTGGGCCAACCAAAATGCACTATCATTTCATCGGACCATTATTCACTGAAAGTACAAGGAAGAAGTTCCAGCAAGGTTTATGTATCTAGCGATGTTGTTGTTCGAAATGGTGGAGTTTATACTGCTTTGGTGCAAAAAAGAAACGACGTCAATATGGACAGTGCTAAAGTCACTCTGTATGAAGATCTGCCAGCTAGGAACGTGTCCATGTTTTATCAGATTCCTCAGTATTTTGTCATAACAAGTGGGGAAATTCTATTCTCAATAACGGGTAAGTATTTATGTCTCGTTAACCAACATTATGGTCACTGATTGAGAACGGTAACGAAACGAGTACAAAGGATTAGGAGTTATTTCTGGAATGATATCAGCACGAGACGAGGCCCTGTGTAGgtcacttcggaaaataccgtaatactctttgattgtcctcccaaattttgcataagcatttgGTTTTGTTGCAAATCAAAGTTATCTCTTCCCTGCTTGCCTTTTTGGGGGTAATTTACACGGCCCGTGTCCACAATATGGCAGGTTGGAGATCCAGAAAAATCATGCGTTAGGATATGAAGATTATAATTCCAATTTCCCTTCCTTTCTTCAAAATTTTCGTCTTGTTGATCGGAAAAAATTGACAACAGGCAACATTTTCGATAAAGGTCCTGTATTTCTTAAATATTCCCCAGCATTAGCCTCCGTTGCAATCTAGTTCAAGTTCAATACTGAGGacacgaatatggtctattgacaaCAGTTCATTGTCTGGAAGTGTGTACACAGATTAAACGATAGCCGATACTCTCACGATTCTCTCGTCATTCTTCGGTTTTGTACGACTGTGGTATCAAATTTCACATAAAAATGTCATAAACGACAGACCACCGCCGCAAACTTAATAGTGGAAGGGAAAGATATTTTCAGTTACAGCtataatttattttaacacAAGGAGTCCCACATCGGAACCAACTCGTGAAAAGAACATTGTCATCCATGAGCCAAAAAAACGGATACTCTCGAAGGCTGACGTCTCCAACGAGTGTCTGTTTTTTTCTCCCTTGAACTGGCTGTTTTCTTCAGCCCAAAACAATAGTCCGGAAACGAATGAAGCTGAATACAATCATAGCGATCTGTTCTCGGGTGTGATCCGAAGCCTTCTGTTCTCGACTTGCTCACCGCGACGCAATCACACACtgttaaaggctggttttcaccagcgacggagtcggagtcgtaagagtgcttatgacctagtgaaaatcaaagatcggagtcgtaagtGGAGTCATAGGCTCGACAAAATCAGAGTCgaaagaatcagaacgttcccattttcttccgactccgcttatgactccgtcgcttatgatccagtgaaaactagattgtcggagtcggaagcagaagcgatagaaccaaccaatcacaatgcttggaatcgagcattgtgattggtttattcagttttcactggatcgtaagccacggagtcataagcggaatcggtattctggttacgactccgactccgactccgtcgctagtgaaaaccagccttaagttATCGGTGGAATGTTAAGAACCCGTAAGCACATGTcctctcagggggctattttcCACCTATTGCCAGCGCTGCTCTTTGGTAAATTTTTCGCTCAGAAAAGACAGTCTTTTTGTGTTTTACTTGTAAAAATGGAGTCGTCATTTCTTTCAGGGCTAGAGTTTGCGTATTCGCAAGCACCCGCCAATATGAAGTCCTGCCTACAAGCAGCTTGGCTAATGACTGTGGCCTTTGGCAACCTCATCGTTGTCATCGAAGCAGAGTCTCACATCTTTACCAACCAGACaacagagtttttctttttcgcaGCCATGCTTTTTGTGGTGATGCTGGTCTTTATGGTTATGTCTATCTTTTATCAATATGTTGATTTGCCTGTGGTTGAGCCAGCTGCTCCGGTGGCTGTCGATTCGAGTAACGACAA encodes:
- the LOC137996526 gene encoding solute carrier family 15 member 2-like, producing the protein MSFAMSDQNSSSPVNRRGSQQSWTGSEIFRCPLPNNDAVESPVNTTVITKISGKFWGRVRKFLLCKNNFPSSIYYIVGNEFCERFSYYGMKAILILYLTRMLDFTDNKATAIFHSFSMLCYFTPLFGAMLADGWLGKYRTILYVSMVYCTGNLIVSITSIPPIGHNKAVGPIIGLFLIALGTGGIKPCVSAFGGDQFTADQTHLLQSFFSVFYFAINAGSLISMLVTPALRGDVTCFQDDCYPLAFGVPALLMILAIALFWLGRHKYKRVPQTGNIVWQVMKAITHALKRKITTKGEKKAHWLDWAGDDYDPQLIQDIKALCKVLLMFVPLPVFWTLFDQQGSRWVLQAGQMDGDAGLLGTIKPDQMQALNALFIILLIPLFEVVVYPLLKRPKPLKRMCVGMFLASVAFVFAGFLQMKIQSEEVIKNAPPSGHVNVQVINALDCPASITVANKSVTVHSNEKSAEQHLSATSNTSLRITPLSANCYNTSGKTFENSLYLEEKQWYNLVVYSIGNRVFENTVKQDVIPPPPGKSKLCTVILPLSADYKAFDVFLNNDRKQENVEALGQPKCTIISSDHYSLKVQGRSSSKVYVSSDVVVRNGGVYTALVQKRNDVNMDSAKVTLYEDLPARNVSMFYQIPQYFVITSGEILFSITGLEFAYSQAPANMKSCLQAAWLMTVAFGNLIVVIEAESHIFTNQTTEFFFFAAMLFVVMLVFMVMSIFYQYVDLPVVEPAAPVAVDSSNDKTAIVQMDELAQI